Proteins from a genomic interval of Oreochromis aureus strain Israel breed Guangdong linkage group 6, ZZ_aureus, whole genome shotgun sequence:
- the LOC116320467 gene encoding uncharacterized protein LOC116320467 isoform X1: MISIMQRFYLTGCTHHQSNRTGKTPYCLSCLCLCTIQCVANKVSICCHCCKDDATVLDHIIDLLLFSFREHYNHQRACNYTNGKLMARQRYEGRIESNGAPMNHDITISNLTVDDSGVYTCVYKESANKGVNCKVYTVFVRGFAPRPSQEPQITTTVEERFLVMLLIICICVISILLIIIFILLIMQKVKQRSSCRRLSNSSPEESNDCVYEVMMKNNFYSVAALEQ; encoded by the exons ATGATTTCAATCATGCAAAGATTTTATCTCACAGGATGCACACATCATCAGTCAAACCGTACAGGAAAAACTCCCTACTGTCTCTCTTGTCTTTGTTTATGTACTATACAGTGTGTGGCAAACAAAGTCAGTATatgctgtcactgctgcaaaGATGATGCCACTGTGCTGGATCATATTATTGATTTGTTGTTATTCTCATTCAG GGAGCACTATAATCATCAGAGAGCCTG TAACTATACCAACGGCAAACTCATGGCGCGACAACGATACGAAGGCAGGATCGAGTCAAACGGAGCTCCCATGAACCACGACATCACCATCAGCAACTTGACCGTGGATGATTCTGGTGTCTACACTTGCGTTTACAAAGAATCAGCTAACAAAGGTGTCAATTGCAAAGTCTACACAGTTTTCGTAAGAg GATTTGCACCACGTCCCAGCCAAGAGCCCCAGATCACCACCACTGTGGAGGAGAGATTTCTAGTCATGCTGTTGATCATCTGTATCTGTGTGATCAGCATACTGTTAATCATTATCTTCATTCTGCTGATCATGCAGAAG GTGAAACAAAGGAGTAGCTGCAGGCGATTATCCAACAGTTCCCCGGAAGAATCAAATGATTGTGTGTATGAAGTTATGATGAAGAATAACTTCTACTCTGTGGCAGCTTTGGAACAATGA
- the LOC116320467 gene encoding uncharacterized protein LOC116320467 isoform X4 codes for MTHIQCVANKVSICCHCCKDDATVLDHIIDLLLFSFREHYNHQRACNYTNGKLMARQRYEGRIESNGAPMNHDITISNLTVDDSGVYTCVYKESANKGVNCKVYTVFVRGFAPRPSQEPQITTTVEERFLVMLLIICICVISILLIIIFILLIMQKVKQRSSCRRLSNSSPEESNDCVYEVMMKNNFYSVAALEQ; via the exons ATGACCCACATTCAG TGTGTGGCAAACAAAGTCAGTATatgctgtcactgctgcaaaGATGATGCCACTGTGCTGGATCATATTATTGATTTGTTGTTATTCTCATTCAG GGAGCACTATAATCATCAGAGAGCCTG TAACTATACCAACGGCAAACTCATGGCGCGACAACGATACGAAGGCAGGATCGAGTCAAACGGAGCTCCCATGAACCACGACATCACCATCAGCAACTTGACCGTGGATGATTCTGGTGTCTACACTTGCGTTTACAAAGAATCAGCTAACAAAGGTGTCAATTGCAAAGTCTACACAGTTTTCGTAAGAg GATTTGCACCACGTCCCAGCCAAGAGCCCCAGATCACCACCACTGTGGAGGAGAGATTTCTAGTCATGCTGTTGATCATCTGTATCTGTGTGATCAGCATACTGTTAATCATTATCTTCATTCTGCTGATCATGCAGAAG GTGAAACAAAGGAGTAGCTGCAGGCGATTATCCAACAGTTCCCCGGAAGAATCAAATGATTGTGTGTATGAAGTTATGATGAAGAATAACTTCTACTCTGTGGCAGCTTTGGAACAATGA
- the LOC116320467 gene encoding V-set and immunoglobulin domain-containing protein 1-like isoform X3, with amino-acid sequence MMLCLTLLLICYDPHSGSTIIIREPGESITLKCSSEGCPKNDGYIAMYLYHNFIEQKEVYFYSNYTNGKLMARQRYEGRIESNGAPMNHDITISNLTVDDSGVYTCVYKESANKGVNCKVYTVFVRGFAPRPSQEPQITTTVEERFLVMLLIICICVISILLIIIFILLIMQKVKQRSSCRRLSNSSPEESNDCVYEVMMKNNFYSVAALEQ; translated from the exons ATGATGCTGTGTTTGACCTTATTATTGATTTGTTATGACCCACATTCAG GGAGCACTATAATCATCAGAGAGCCTGGTGAGAGCATCACTTTGAAGTGTTCATCAGAAGGATGCCCAAAAAATGATGGATATATAGCGATGTATCTCTATCATAACTTTATTGAACAGAAAGAGGTTTATTTCTATAGTAACTATACCAACGGCAAACTCATGGCGCGACAACGATACGAAGGCAGGATCGAGTCAAACGGAGCTCCCATGAACCACGACATCACCATCAGCAACTTGACCGTGGATGATTCTGGTGTCTACACTTGCGTTTACAAAGAATCAGCTAACAAAGGTGTCAATTGCAAAGTCTACACAGTTTTCGTAAGAg GATTTGCACCACGTCCCAGCCAAGAGCCCCAGATCACCACCACTGTGGAGGAGAGATTTCTAGTCATGCTGTTGATCATCTGTATCTGTGTGATCAGCATACTGTTAATCATTATCTTCATTCTGCTGATCATGCAGAAG GTGAAACAAAGGAGTAGCTGCAGGCGATTATCCAACAGTTCCCCGGAAGAATCAAATGATTGTGTGTATGAAGTTATGATGAAGAATAACTTCTACTCTGTGGCAGCTTTGGAACAATGA
- the LOC116320467 gene encoding V-set and immunoglobulin domain-containing protein 1-like isoform X2: MMPLCWIILLICCYSHSGSTIIIREPGESITLKCSSEGCPKNDGYIAMYLYHNFIEQKEVYFYSNYTNGKLMARQRYEGRIESNGAPMNHDITISNLTVDDSGVYTCVYKESANKGVNCKVYTVFVRGFAPRPSQEPQITTTVEERFLVMLLIICICVISILLIIIFILLIMQKVKQRSSCRRLSNSSPEESNDCVYEVMMKNNFYSVAALEQ; encoded by the exons ATGATGCCACTGTGCTGGATCATATTATTGATTTGTTGTTATTCTCATTCAG GGAGCACTATAATCATCAGAGAGCCTGGTGAGAGCATCACTTTGAAGTGTTCATCAGAAGGATGCCCAAAAAATGATGGATATATAGCGATGTATCTCTATCATAACTTTATTGAACAGAAAGAGGTTTATTTCTATAGTAACTATACCAACGGCAAACTCATGGCGCGACAACGATACGAAGGCAGGATCGAGTCAAACGGAGCTCCCATGAACCACGACATCACCATCAGCAACTTGACCGTGGATGATTCTGGTGTCTACACTTGCGTTTACAAAGAATCAGCTAACAAAGGTGTCAATTGCAAAGTCTACACAGTTTTCGTAAGAg GATTTGCACCACGTCCCAGCCAAGAGCCCCAGATCACCACCACTGTGGAGGAGAGATTTCTAGTCATGCTGTTGATCATCTGTATCTGTGTGATCAGCATACTGTTAATCATTATCTTCATTCTGCTGATCATGCAGAAG GTGAAACAAAGGAGTAGCTGCAGGCGATTATCCAACAGTTCCCCGGAAGAATCAAATGATTGTGTGTATGAAGTTATGATGAAGAATAACTTCTACTCTGTGGCAGCTTTGGAACAATGA
- the LOC116320467 gene encoding uncharacterized protein LOC116320467 isoform X6: protein MYLYHNFIEQKEVYFYSNYTNGKLMARQRYEGRIESNGAPMNHDITISNLTVDDSGVYTCVYKESANKGVNCKVYTVFVRGFAPRPSQEPQITTTVEERFLVMLLIICICVISILLIIIFILLIMQKVKQRSSCRRLSNSSPEESNDCVYEVMMKNNFYSVAALEQ, encoded by the exons ATGTATCTCTATCATAACTTTATTGAACAGAAAGAGGTTTATTTCTATAGTAACTATACCAACGGCAAACTCATGGCGCGACAACGATACGAAGGCAGGATCGAGTCAAACGGAGCTCCCATGAACCACGACATCACCATCAGCAACTTGACCGTGGATGATTCTGGTGTCTACACTTGCGTTTACAAAGAATCAGCTAACAAAGGTGTCAATTGCAAAGTCTACACAGTTTTCGTAAGAg GATTTGCACCACGTCCCAGCCAAGAGCCCCAGATCACCACCACTGTGGAGGAGAGATTTCTAGTCATGCTGTTGATCATCTGTATCTGTGTGATCAGCATACTGTTAATCATTATCTTCATTCTGCTGATCATGCAGAAG GTGAAACAAAGGAGTAGCTGCAGGCGATTATCCAACAGTTCCCCGGAAGAATCAAATGATTGTGTGTATGAAGTTATGATGAAGAATAACTTCTACTCTGTGGCAGCTTTGGAACAATGA
- the LOC116320467 gene encoding uncharacterized protein LOC116320467 isoform X5: protein MEQEQCVANKVSICCHCCKDDATVLDHIIDLLLFSFREHYNHQRACNYTNGKLMARQRYEGRIESNGAPMNHDITISNLTVDDSGVYTCVYKESANKGVNCKVYTVFVRGFAPRPSQEPQITTTVEERFLVMLLIICICVISILLIIIFILLIMQKVKQRSSCRRLSNSSPEESNDCVYEVMMKNNFYSVAALEQ from the exons atggaacaagagcag TGTGTGGCAAACAAAGTCAGTATatgctgtcactgctgcaaaGATGATGCCACTGTGCTGGATCATATTATTGATTTGTTGTTATTCTCATTCAG GGAGCACTATAATCATCAGAGAGCCTG TAACTATACCAACGGCAAACTCATGGCGCGACAACGATACGAAGGCAGGATCGAGTCAAACGGAGCTCCCATGAACCACGACATCACCATCAGCAACTTGACCGTGGATGATTCTGGTGTCTACACTTGCGTTTACAAAGAATCAGCTAACAAAGGTGTCAATTGCAAAGTCTACACAGTTTTCGTAAGAg GATTTGCACCACGTCCCAGCCAAGAGCCCCAGATCACCACCACTGTGGAGGAGAGATTTCTAGTCATGCTGTTGATCATCTGTATCTGTGTGATCAGCATACTGTTAATCATTATCTTCATTCTGCTGATCATGCAGAAG GTGAAACAAAGGAGTAGCTGCAGGCGATTATCCAACAGTTCCCCGGAAGAATCAAATGATTGTGTGTATGAAGTTATGATGAAGAATAACTTCTACTCTGTGGCAGCTTTGGAACAATGA